From Topomyia yanbarensis strain Yona2022 chromosome 1, ASM3024719v1, whole genome shotgun sequence, one genomic window encodes:
- the LOC131675924 gene encoding uncharacterized protein LOC131675924, whose amino-acid sequence MEALLDSGAGISVINSPELAEQYGLKILPAAVRVSTADGTEYKCLGYLNIPFTYKNKTKVIPTIIVPQISRSLILGADFWDSFGIQLMIDVRNGPEKIETLETSTNSLLCYNIEPTGELPKLEQKDTDETLDIPTMGEILEPVPDTVETEHELNEARRAELVEAIKQFDCTSPGKLGRTNLIQHEIILKEDAKPRFQPVYKCSPFIQQEIDAEIERFKSLDAIEECYSEWTNPLVPVRKANGKIRVCLDSRRINAMTVKDAYPMQNMQHIFHRLGHAKFYSIIDLKDAYFQIPLKEQLYCFSNLKRVVPL is encoded by the coding sequence ATGGAAGCTTTGCTGGATTCAGGAGCGGGTATCAGCGTGATTAACTCACCAGAGTTGGCCGAGCAGTATGGATTAAAAATCCTCCCAGCAGCAGTTCGCGTAAGCACAGCTGACGGGACGGAGTATAAGTGTTTGGGATATTTGAACATCCCATtcacctataaaaataaaacaaaggtGATACCGACGATAATCGTCCCTCAAATCTCCAGGTCTTTGATCCTGGGTGCCGATTTTTGGGATTCATTCGGTATTCAACTAATGATCGATGTGAGAAATGGGCCAGAGAAGATCGAGACATTGGAAACCAGTACAAACTCGCTTCTCTGTTACAATATTGAACCAACAGGTGAACTACCGAAATTGGAGCAGAAAGATACCGACGAAACACTGGACATTCCAACAATGGGCGAGATTCTCGAACCAGTTCCGGACACAGTTGAAACGGAACATGAGCTTAACGAAGCTCGACGTGCTGAGTTGGTCGAAGCGATAAAACAATTTGACTGTACTTCCCCGGGAAAATTAGGCCGTACGAATTTGATTCAGCACGAGATTATCCTTAAGGAGGACGCAAAACCAAGGTTCCAACCAGTTTACAAATGCTCCCCATTCATTCAGCAAGAAATCGATGCAGAGATAGAGCGTTTCAAAAGTTTAGATGCGATCGAAGAATGTTACAGCGAATGGACCAATCCACTAGTTCCGGTCAGGAAGGCGAATGGGAAGATTCGCGTTTGCCTGGACTCACGACGAATTAATGCGATGACGGTGAAAGATGCATACCCGATGCAGAACATGCAGCACATCTTCCATCGTCTCGGACATGCGAAATTCTACTCAATCATAGATTTGAAGGACGCATATTTTCAGATTCCATTGAAGGAGCAATTATACTGCTTTTCGAACCTCAAAAGGGTTGTTCCGCTTTAA